The following are from one region of the Staphylococcus argenteus genome:
- a CDS encoding cryptochrome/photolyase family protein, with protein sequence MAVAVLLNRMFRTENNPLFEYIYQQRDTIKSCYFIIAEEDMSTASELKASFYRGTMQRFYQSLLNKGFIPHVLSYENIISFCKKNNITEVVVAGDIMSYHLEDYDILHQRPYFEEAQIEVTLVRGNHYFKASKTMNQQGEPYKVFTSFYKKWRPYLTIRDVYHYDLSELKDIVIEAPNELSFRDINEGSTESIEQDKWQRFLNHEIQNYENNREYLPEVLTSQLSIALAYGLLDIIEIFNDLLSRYEEDESNYESFIRELIFREFYYVLMTQFPETAQQSFKEKYRRIKWSDNEADFDAWCDGQTGFPIIDAAMMELQQTGFMHNRMRMVTSQFLTKDLFIDWTWGENFFRKYLIDYDAASNVHGWQWSASTGTDAVPYFRMFNPIRQSERFDPKALYIKKYLPILNQVDAKYLHDTHQNQSKILGQGVELGHHYPKQIVNHKEKRDQVLAIFKSID encoded by the coding sequence ATGGCAGTAGCTGTGTTATTGAATCGTATGTTTCGAACAGAGAACAATCCGTTATTTGAATATATATATCAACAGAGGGATACAATCAAATCATGTTATTTTATTATCGCTGAAGAGGACATGTCAACAGCATCTGAATTGAAAGCAAGTTTTTATCGTGGTACGATGCAACGCTTTTATCAATCATTATTAAACAAAGGCTTTATTCCACATGTACTTTCTTATGAGAATATTATCTCGTTTTGTAAAAAAAATAATATAACTGAAGTAGTGGTAGCTGGGGATATTATGAGTTATCATCTTGAAGATTATGATATTTTGCATCAACGTCCATATTTTGAAGAAGCGCAAATTGAAGTGACATTAGTGCGTGGTAATCATTATTTTAAAGCGAGTAAAACGATGAATCAACAAGGTGAACCTTATAAAGTTTTTACAAGTTTTTATAAAAAATGGAGGCCATATTTGACAATTAGAGATGTTTATCATTATGATTTAAGCGAATTAAAAGACATTGTTATTGAAGCGCCAAATGAATTAAGCTTTAGAGATATAAACGAAGGGTCGACTGAATCTATAGAACAAGATAAATGGCAACGTTTTTTAAATCATGAAATACAAAACTATGAAAATAATAGAGAGTATTTGCCTGAAGTTTTAACAAGCCAATTAAGCATTGCACTTGCGTATGGATTACTAGATATTATTGAAATTTTTAATGATTTATTGTCTCGGTATGAAGAAGATGAATCGAATTATGAATCATTTATTCGTGAACTTATTTTTAGAGAGTTTTATTATGTTTTAATGACACAATTTCCCGAAACTGCACAACAATCATTTAAAGAAAAATATCGTCGAATTAAATGGTCAGATAATGAAGCGGATTTTGATGCATGGTGTGATGGACAAACAGGATTTCCAATCATTGATGCAGCAATGATGGAATTACAACAAACTGGGTTTATGCACAATAGAATGAGAATGGTTACTTCACAATTTCTAACAAAAGATTTATTTATTGATTGGACTTGGGGAGAAAACTTCTTCAGAAAATATCTGATTGATTACGATGCAGCTTCAAATGTTCATGGTTGGCAATGGTCAGCATCGACAGGAACTGATGCAGTACCATATTTTAGAATGTTTAATCCAATTAGACAGAGTGAGCGATTTGACCCTAAAGCGCTCTATATAAAAAAGTATTTACCAATTTTAAATCAAGTAGATGCAAAATATTTACATGATACACATCAAAATCAGTCTAAAATTTTGGGACAAGGCGTTGAATTAGGTCATCATTATCCAAAACAAATTGTAAATCATAAGGAAAAAAGGGATCAGGTCTTAGCGATTTTTAAATCAATAGATTAA
- a CDS encoding DUF1361 domain-containing protein has translation MKSRYIARVYFLVLFIASLFETKIFQFMTLNLFLAYIPFELSLLLRLFKPNKKYEWPLFIIYSFIFVLLLPNTFYMVTDLIHLNQFQFNFYAGLNLTEWKYFTYLLLGVFLAVYVMILIYFEILTLTTRQWLNRTIVICLMFLNGFGIYIGRFLRLHSVYFFNEPLRVLNHILESLTLNTAIFVCYMVAMQAAILLFGKGVRLKK, from the coding sequence ATGAAATCAAGATACATCGCTAGAGTATACTTTCTAGTCTTATTCATAGCCTCTCTTTTTGAGACTAAAATATTTCAATTTATGACTTTAAATTTATTTTTAGCATATATACCATTTGAGTTGAGCCTTCTTTTACGATTATTTAAACCAAACAAAAAATATGAATGGCCACTCTTTATCATTTATAGCTTTATTTTTGTATTATTATTGCCAAACACATTTTATATGGTCACTGACTTAATTCACTTAAATCAATTTCAATTTAATTTTTATGCTGGCCTTAACTTAACCGAATGGAAGTACTTTACGTATTTATTACTGGGTGTTTTTCTAGCTGTCTATGTAATGATTTTAATTTATTTTGAAATTTTAACACTTACAACACGCCAATGGCTTAATAGAACCATTGTTATCTGTTTGATGTTTTTAAATGGGTTTGGCATTTATATCGGTCGCTTCTTACGCCTACACTCTGTTTATTTCTTTAATGAACCATTGCGTGTATTAAACCATATTTTAGAAAGTCTGACCTTAAATACCGCTATTTTTGTTTGTTATATGGTAGCGATGCAAGCAGCTATTCTATTATTCGGTAAAGGAGTGAGGTTGAAAAAGTGA
- a CDS encoding PPC domain-containing DNA-binding protein, whose amino-acid sequence MKLQKNNHTTLLVLEKGEDIVESITRFSDTNNLKFATVSGIGACDDVILKFFNLTTKEYEERHITEPLELTSLMGNISRLDNGHFAHLHATFGTQTYQTYSGHLSKAIVSATAEIIITHTDMDINRTYNEAIGLNLLDPK is encoded by the coding sequence ATGAAATTACAAAAAAACAATCATACCACGTTACTTGTTTTAGAAAAAGGTGAAGATATCGTTGAATCTATAACACGTTTCTCCGATACAAACAATTTAAAATTTGCCACTGTGAGTGGTATTGGTGCCTGTGACGATGTCATTTTAAAATTTTTCAATTTAACAACAAAAGAATATGAAGAACGACATATCACTGAACCTCTAGAACTTACAAGTCTAATGGGTAATATTTCTCGTTTAGACAATGGGCATTTTGCTCATTTACATGCAACATTTGGCACACAAACTTACCAAACATATAGTGGTCACTTATCAAAAGCTATTGTTTCTGCAACCGCTGAAATCATAATCACCCATACAGATATGGATATAAATCGTACTTATAATGAAGCTATCGGCTTAAATTTACTCGACCCAAAATAA
- the norA gene encoding multidrug efflux MFS transporter NorA: MNKQIIVLYFNIFLIFLGIGLVIPVLPVYLEDLGLTGSDLGLLVAAFALSQMIISPFGGTLADKLGKKLIICIGLILFSASEFMFAVGHNFSILMLSRIIGGMSAGMVMPGVTGLIADISPSHQKAKNFGYMSAIINSGFILGPGIGGFMAEVSHRLPFYFAGGLGIVAFIMSVILIYDPKKSTTTGFQKLEPQLLTKINWKVFITPAILTLVLAFGLSAFETLFSLYTSYKVNYTPKDISIAITGGGIFGAIFQIYFFDKFMKYFSELTFIAWSLLYSVIVLILLVFANGYWSIMIISFIVFIGFDMIRPAITNYFSNIAGDRQGFAGGLNSTFTSMGNFIGPLIAGALFDVHIEAPIYMAIAVSLAGIIIVLIEKQHRAKLKQQ, from the coding sequence ATGAACAAACAGATTATTGTTTTATATTTTAATATTTTCTTAATATTTTTAGGAATTGGTTTAGTCATTCCAGTTTTACCTGTGTACTTAGAAGATTTGGGATTAACTGGAAGTGATTTAGGTCTTTTAGTTGCTGCTTTTGCTTTATCTCAAATGATCATATCGCCATTTGGTGGAACATTGGCTGACAAACTAGGTAAAAAGTTAATTATTTGTATTGGGTTAATTCTTTTTTCTGCTTCTGAATTTATGTTTGCCGTAGGACATAATTTTTCAATATTAATGTTATCAAGAATTATTGGTGGTATGAGTGCTGGCATGGTTATGCCTGGCGTAACAGGCTTAATCGCTGATATTTCGCCGAGCCACCAAAAAGCGAAAAACTTTGGTTATATGTCCGCAATAATTAATTCGGGGTTTATTTTAGGGCCTGGTATAGGCGGTTTTATGGCAGAAGTATCACATCGATTGCCATTTTACTTTGCAGGTGGATTAGGTATAGTGGCATTTATTATGTCTGTCATTTTAATTTATGATCCTAAAAAGTCAACGACTACGGGCTTCCAAAAATTAGAACCGCAGTTATTAACGAAAATTAATTGGAAAGTATTTATTACGCCGGCAATCTTAACGCTTGTATTAGCTTTTGGTTTATCAGCATTTGAAACACTTTTCTCATTATATACATCATATAAAGTGAACTATACGCCTAAAGATATTTCAATTGCAATTACAGGTGGCGGTATATTTGGCGCGATTTTCCAAATATATTTCTTTGATAAATTTATGAAATATTTCTCAGAACTAACGTTTATCGCATGGTCGCTATTATATTCAGTAATTGTTCTAATATTATTAGTCTTTGCAAATGGTTACTGGTCTATAATGATAATTAGTTTTATAGTCTTTATAGGTTTTGACATGATAAGACCAGCTATTACAAATTATTTTTCTAATATAGCAGGAGATAGACAAGGATTTGCTGGTGGATTAAACTCTACATTTACGAGTATGGGGAACTTTATTGGCCCATTAATTGCAGGCGCATTATTTGATGTACACATAGAAGCGCCGATTTATATGGCAATTGCAGTTTCATTAGCAGGTATTATTATTGTTTTGATTGAAAAGCAACATAGAGCGAAATTGAAACAACAATAA
- the ybaK gene encoding Cys-tRNA(Pro) deacylase: MAKNKKTNAMRMLDRAKVKYDVHSFEVPEEHLSGEEVAKIIKEDIETVFKTLVLENAKHEHYVFVIPVNKTLDMKKAAAIVDEKKLNLMPLENLKNVTGYIRGGCSPIGMKQLFPTVIDASSQQFEFISVSGGLRTMQITIAVDDLLSITKAKIGSVVHD; encoded by the coding sequence ATGGCAAAGAATAAGAAAACTAATGCAATGAGAATGCTTGACCGAGCTAAAGTTAAATATGATGTACATAGCTTTGAAGTACCTGAGGAGCATTTATCTGGGGAAGAAGTTGCCAAGATTATTAAAGAAGATATAGAAACGGTTTTTAAAACACTAGTACTAGAAAATGCAAAACATGAACATTATGTCTTTGTAATCCCTGTTAATAAGACATTAGATATGAAAAAGGCTGCTGCCATTGTTGATGAAAAGAAATTGAATCTTATGCCTTTAGAAAATTTGAAAAATGTAACTGGATATATACGTGGTGGTTGTTCACCAATAGGTATGAAACAATTGTTTCCAACAGTCATCGATGCATCAAGTCAGCAGTTTGAATTTATTAGTGTAAGTGGTGGACTGCGTACGATGCAAATAACTATTGCTGTTGATGATTTGTTAAGTATTACTAAAGCTAAAATTGGCTCGGTTGTTCACGATTAA
- a CDS encoding DeoR/GlpR family DNA-binding transcription regulator, which yields MMIITEKRHELILEELSHKDFLTLQELIDRTGCSASTIRRDLSKLQQLGKLQRIHGGAMLKENRMVEANLTEKLTTNLDEKKKIAKLAAAQINDNECLFIDAGSTTLELIQYIQAKDIIVVTNGLTHVEALLKKGIKTIMLGGQVKENTLATIGSSAMEILRRYCFDKAFIGMNGLDFELGLTTPDEQEALVKQTAMSLANKSFVLIDHSKFNKVYFARVPMLESTTIITSEKALNHQALKEYQHKYHFIGGSL from the coding sequence ATGATGATAATTACTGAAAAAAGACACGAGTTAATTTTAGAAGAACTTTCGCATAAGGATTTTTTAACATTGCAAGAATTAATTGATAGAACAGGTTGCAGTGCTTCAACAATTCGAAGAGATTTATCAAAATTACAACAATTAGGGAAATTACAACGTATTCATGGTGGAGCCATGTTAAAAGAAAATCGTATGGTTGAAGCAAATTTAACTGAAAAGTTAACTACCAATCTAGATGAAAAGAAAAAGATTGCTAAGTTGGCAGCAGCTCAAATCAATGATAACGAATGTTTATTTATTGATGCTGGTTCAACTACGCTAGAGCTTATTCAATACATTCAAGCAAAAGATATTATCGTTGTAACAAATGGTTTAACTCATGTAGAAGCATTGCTTAAAAAGGGAATTAAGACAATTATGCTAGGTGGTCAAGTTAAAGAAAATACACTGGCAACAATTGGTTCTAGTGCAATGGAAATATTAAGACGTTATTGTTTTGATAAGGCGTTTATCGGTATGAATGGTTTAGATTTTGAACTTGGATTAACCACGCCAGATGAGCAAGAGGCTCTAGTGAAACAAACGGCAATGTCGTTAGCCAACAAGTCTTTTGTACTTATTGATCATTCTAAGTTTAATAAAGTATATTTTGCTCGTGTACCAATGTTAGAAAGTACTACAATCATCACATCTGAAAAAGCATTAAATCATCAAGCATTAAAAGAATATCAACATAAGTATCACTTTATAGGAGGGTCATTATGA
- the pfkB gene encoding 1-phosphofructokinase — protein sequence MIYTVTFNPSIDYVIFTNDFKIDGLNRATATYKFAGGKGINVSRVLKTLDVESTALGFAGGFPGKFIIETLTNSEIQSDFIEVDEDTRINVKLKTGQETEINAPGPHITSAQFEQLLSQIKSTTSDDIVIVAGSVPGSIPSDAYAQIAQITEHTGAKLVVDAEKSLAESVLPYHPLFIKPNKDELEEMFNTTVKSDADVIKYGRQLVDKGAQSVIVSLGGDGAIYIDKEKSIKAVNPQGKVVNTVGSGDSTVAGMVAGIASGLTIETAFQQAVACGTATAFDEDLATRDAIEKIKSQVTISVLDGE from the coding sequence ATGATTTATACAGTTACCTTCAACCCTTCAATTGACTATGTCATTTTCACAAATGACTTTAAAATTGATGGTTTGAACAGAGCAACAGCAACATATAAATTCGCTGGAGGAAAAGGTATAAATGTTTCACGTGTCTTAAAGACGTTGGATGTTGAATCTACTGCCTTAGGATTTGCAGGCGGATTTCCTGGGAAATTTATAATCGAAACATTAACTAACAGTGAAATACAATCAGATTTCATTGAGGTAGATGAAGACACGCGAATTAATGTGAAATTAAAAACGGGACAAGAAACAGAAATCAATGCACCAGGTCCTCATATTACTTCAGCACAATTTGAGCAACTTTTAAGTCAAATTAAAAGTACGACAAGTGATGACATTGTTATCGTTGCAGGAAGTGTACCAGGCAGTATACCTAGTGATGCTTATGCACAAATTGCACAAATTACAGAACACACTGGAGCGAAGCTAGTTGTTGATGCTGAAAAATCATTAGCTGAAAGCGTTTTACCGTATCATCCGTTATTTATTAAACCTAATAAAGATGAATTAGAAGAGATGTTTAATACAACAGTGAAATCAGATGCTGATGTCATTAAATATGGACGTCAATTAGTAGATAAAGGCGCACAATCTGTTATCGTTTCTCTCGGTGGTGATGGTGCGATTTATATTGATAAAGAAAAAAGTATTAAAGCTGTAAATCCACAAGGGAAAGTGGTTAATACAGTTGGCTCAGGAGATAGCACTGTTGCAGGTATGGTAGCGGGAATTGCTTCAGGTTTAACGATTGAAACAGCATTCCAACAAGCGGTAGCATGTGGCACTGCGACTGCATTTGACGAGGACTTAGCGACACGAGATGCTATAGAAAAAATAAAATCACAAGTTACGATCAGCGTACTTGATGGGGAGTGA
- a CDS encoding PTS fructose transporter subunit IIABC codes for MRVTELLTKDTIAMDLMANDKNGVIDELVNQLDKAGKLSDVVAFKEAIHNRESQSTTGIGEGIAIPHAKVAAVKSPAIAFGKSKAGVDYQSLDMQPAHLFFMIAAPEGGAQTHLDALAKLSGILMDENVREKLLHASSPEEVLDIIDQADDEATKEEEAEAKAQQVEVSEQATKESNEPYVLAVTACPTGIAHTYMARDALKKQADKMGIKIKVETNGSSGIKNHLTEQDIKNATGVIVAADVHVETDRFDGKNVVEVPVADGIKRPEELINKALDTSRKPFVARDGQRKGNSNDSQEKLSPGKAFYKHLMNGVSNMLPLVISGGILMAIVFLFGADSFKPKSPEYNAFAEQLWNIGSKSAFVLIIPILSGFIARSIADKPGFASGLVGGMLAISGGSGFIGGIIAGFLAGYLTQGVKAMTRKLPQSLEGLKPTLIYPLLTVTATGLLMIYVFNPPASWLNHLLLNGLNNLSGSNIVLLGLVIGAMMAIDMGGPFNKAAYVFATGALIEGNAAPITAAMIGGMIPPLAIATAMIIFRRKFTKEQRGSIIPNYVMGLSFITEGAIPFAAADPLRVIPSMMVGSGIGGAIALGLGSRISAPHGGIIVIVGTDGAHLLQTIIALVVGTLVSALIYGFIKPKLTETEIEASKSMDE; via the coding sequence ATGAGAGTAACAGAGTTATTAACAAAAGATACAATAGCAATGGACTTAATGGCAAATGATAAAAATGGTGTCATTGATGAATTAGTCAATCAATTAGATAAAGCTGGTAAGTTAAGTGATGTCGTAGCATTCAAAGAAGCGATTCACAATCGAGAATCACAAAGTACTACTGGTATCGGTGAAGGTATTGCTATTCCGCATGCGAAAGTAGCTGCAGTTAAATCTCCAGCAATTGCATTCGGTAAATCAAAAGCTGGTGTAGATTATCAAAGTTTAGATATGCAACCTGCACATTTATTCTTTATGATAGCAGCTCCTGAAGGCGGCGCACAAACACATTTAGATGCTTTAGCTAAATTATCAGGTATTTTAATGGATGAAAATGTACGTGAAAAGCTATTACATGCATCATCTCCTGAAGAAGTGTTAGATATTATTGACCAAGCAGATGATGAGGCAACAAAAGAAGAAGAAGCCGAGGCAAAAGCTCAGCAAGTTGAAGTCTCAGAACAAGCAACTAAAGAATCGAATGAACCATATGTTTTAGCTGTTACAGCATGCCCAACAGGTATTGCTCATACGTATATGGCACGTGATGCATTGAAAAAACAAGCAGACAAAATGGGAATTAAAATTAAAGTTGAAACTAACGGTTCAAGTGGTATTAAAAACCATTTAACTGAACAAGATATTAAAAATGCAACAGGTGTTATTGTTGCAGCAGATGTTCATGTAGAGACGGATCGTTTTGATGGTAAAAATGTCGTAGAAGTTCCAGTAGCAGATGGTATTAAACGACCAGAAGAATTGATTAATAAAGCGTTAGACACAAGTCGTAAACCGTTTGTTGCTCGTGATGGGCAAAGAAAAGGTAATTCAAATGATAGTCAAGAAAAATTAAGTCCAGGTAAAGCATTTTACAAACATCTAATGAATGGTGTTTCTAACATGTTACCACTTGTTATTTCTGGTGGTATTTTAATGGCAATCGTGTTCTTATTTGGTGCAGACTCATTTAAACCAAAAAGTCCGGAGTACAATGCGTTTGCAGAACAACTTTGGAATATAGGTAGCAAAAGTGCATTCGTTTTAATCATTCCAATTTTATCAGGATTCATTGCTCGTAGTATTGCAGATAAACCTGGCTTTGCTTCAGGTCTTGTAGGTGGTATGTTAGCAATTTCAGGTGGTTCAGGATTTATCGGTGGTATTATTGCAGGTTTCTTAGCAGGTTATTTAACTCAAGGTGTTAAAGCGATGACTCGTAAGTTACCACAATCATTAGAAGGATTAAAACCAACACTAATTTATCCATTATTAACAGTGACTGCAACTGGTTTACTAATGATATATGTATTTAATCCACCAGCATCATGGTTAAATCATTTATTGTTAAATGGTTTAAATAATTTATCAGGTTCGAACATTGTATTATTAGGTCTAGTTATCGGGGCAATGATGGCGATCGATATGGGTGGACCATTCAACAAAGCGGCATATGTTTTTGCAACAGGTGCATTAATTGAAGGTAATGCTGCACCTATTACAGCTGCAATGATTGGTGGTATGATTCCACCGTTAGCAATTGCGACAGCAATGATAATTTTTAGACGTAAATTTACAAAAGAACAACGTGGTTCAATTATTCCTAACTACGTGATGGGATTATCATTTATAACAGAAGGCGCGATTCCATTCGCAGCAGCTGACCCATTACGTGTCATTCCATCAATGATGGTTGGCTCTGGTATTGGTGGCGCAATCGCATTAGGTTTAGGCTCTCGAATTTCAGCACCACATGGTGGAATAATTGTAATTGTTGGAACTGATGGCGCGCACTTATTACAAACAATTATCGCGCTTGTAGTAGGTACACTTGTTTCAGCGCTTATTTATGGTTTCATTAAACCTAAATTAACAGAAACAGAAATCGAAGCTTCAAAATCAATGGATGAATAA
- the nagA gene encoding N-acetylglucosamine-6-phosphate deacetylase, whose product MSELIIYNGKVYTENGKIDNGYIHVKDGQIVAIGEVDDKAAIDNDTTNKIQVIDAKGHHVVPGFIDIHIHGGYGQDAMDGSYDGLKYLSENLLSEGTTSYLATTMTQSTDKIDQALLNIAKYEVEQDVHNAAEIVGIHLEGPFISENKVGAQHPQYVVRPYIDKIKHFQNTANGLIKIMTFAPEVEGAKEALETYKDDIIFSIGHTVATYEEAVEAVERGAKHVTHLYNAATPFQHREPGVFGAAWLNDALHTEMIVDGTHSHPASVAIAYRMKGNERFYLITDAMRAKGMPEGEYDLGGQKVTVQSQQARLANGALAGSILKMNQGLRNLISFTGDTLENLWRVTSLNQAIALGIDDRKGSIKVNKDADLVILDDDMNVKSTIKQGKVHTFS is encoded by the coding sequence GTGTCAGAATTAATTATATATAACGGCAAAGTTTATACTGAAAATGGTAAAATCGACAATGGTTACATTCATGTAAAAGATGGACAGATTGTTGCAATTGGAGAAGTGGATGATAAAGCAGCGATTGATAATGATACGACAAATAAAATTCAAGTGATTGATGCAAAAGGTCATCATGTAGTGCCAGGATTTATCGATATACATATTCATGGTGGTTATGGACAGGATGCAATGGATGGGTCATACGATGGCTTAAAATATCTATCCGAAAACTTGTTGTCTGAAGGGACGACATCATACTTGGCCACAACAATGACGCAATCGACTGATAAAATTGATCAGGCACTTTTAAATATAGCTAAATATGAAGTAGAGCAAGATGTTCACAATGCAGCGGAAATTGTAGGTATACATCTGGAAGGGCCATTTATATCTGAAAATAAAGTTGGCGCACAACACCCACAATACGTTGTACGACCATATATAGATAAAATTAAGCATTTTCAAAATACCGCAAATGGATTAATCAAGATTATGACGTTTGCACCTGAAGTTGAAGGTGCCAAAGAAGCGCTTGAAACGTATAAAGATGACATTATTTTTTCAATTGGCCATACAGTGGCTACATACGAAGAAGCAGTCGAAGCTGTTGAAAGAGGAGCTAAACATGTCACGCATTTATATAATGCAGCGACGCCATTCCAACATAGGGAACCAGGTGTATTTGGAGCAGCATGGTTGAATGATGCTTTACACACTGAAATGATTGTTGATGGTACGCATTCACATCCAGCGTCAGTGGCAATTGCTTATCGAATGAAAGGCAATGAGCGCTTTTATTTAATTACGGACGCAATGCGTGCAAAAGGTATGCCTGAAGGAGAATATGATTTGGGTGGTCAAAAAGTAACTGTTCAATCTCAACAAGCACGTCTTGCAAATGGGGCACTGGCTGGAAGTATTTTAAAAATGAATCAAGGGTTACGTAACTTAATATCATTTACAGGTGATACATTAGAAAACTTATGGCGTGTAACAAGTTTAAATCAAGCCATTGCATTAGGTATCGATGATAGAAAAGGTAGTATTAAAGTAAATAAGGATGCAGATCTTGTTATTCTAGATGATGACATGAATGTAAAATCTACAATAAAACAAGGTAAGGTTCACACTTTTAGCTAA
- a CDS encoding hemolysin family protein — METSTIISLIIFILLIALTTVFVGSEFALVKIRATRIEQLADEGNKPAKIVKKMIANLDYYLSACQLGITVTSLGLGWLGEPTFEKLLHPVFEAINLPTALTTTISFAVSFIIVTYLHVVLGELAPKSIAIQHTEKLALIYARPLFYFGNIMKPLIWLMNGSARVIIRMFGVNPDAQTDAMSEEEIKIIINNSYNGGEINQTELAYMQNIFSFDERHAKDIMVPRTQMITLNEPFNVDELLDTIKEHQFTRYPITDDGDKDHIKGFINVKEFLTEYASGKTIKIANYIHELPMISETTRISDALIRMQREHVHMSLIIDEYGGTAGILTMEDILEEIVGEIRDEFDDDEVNDIVKIDDKTYQVNGRVLLDDLTEDFGIEFEDSEDIDTIGGWLQSRNTNLQKDDFVDTTYDRWVISEIDNHQIIWVMLNYEYNQARPTIGDTDEDEKSE, encoded by the coding sequence TTGGAAACTTCGACCATAATTAGTTTGATTATATTTATTCTATTAATTGCATTAACCACAGTATTTGTTGGTTCAGAATTTGCATTAGTAAAAATTAGAGCAACAAGAATTGAACAGCTAGCAGATGAAGGTAATAAACCTGCTAAAATTGTAAAGAAAATGATTGCTAATCTAGATTATTATCTTTCTGCATGTCAGTTAGGTATAACAGTAACATCTTTAGGGTTAGGTTGGCTTGGTGAACCAACGTTTGAAAAGCTATTACACCCAGTATTTGAAGCGATTAATTTACCTACTGCGTTAACTACAACAATCTCGTTTGCAGTATCGTTTATTATAGTGACGTATTTACATGTTGTACTTGGTGAGTTAGCACCTAAATCTATAGCAATTCAACATACTGAAAAGCTTGCTTTAATATATGCAAGACCACTATTCTATTTCGGTAACATAATGAAACCATTGATTTGGTTAATGAATGGTTCAGCACGTGTGATTATTAGAATGTTTGGTGTGAATCCTGATGCACAAACAGATGCAATGTCAGAAGAAGAAATCAAAATTATTATTAATAATAGTTATAATGGTGGAGAAATCAACCAAACTGAATTGGCATATATGCAAAATATCTTTTCATTCGATGAAAGACATGCGAAAGATATTATGGTACCTAGAACACAAATGATTACTTTAAATGAGCCTTTTAATGTTGATGAATTATTAGATACGATAAAAGAACATCAATTTACGCGTTATCCAATTACTGATGATGGTGATAAGGACCATATTAAAGGATTTATTAACGTCAAAGAATTTTTGACTGAATATGCTTCTGGAAAGACGATTAAAATTGCTAACTATATTCATGAGTTACCGATGATTTCAGAAACAACTCGTATTAGTGATGCCTTGATTCGAATGCAACGTGAACATGTGCATATGAGTCTTATTATAGATGAATACGGTGGTACGGCAGGTATTTTAACGATGGAAGATATTTTAGAAGAAATTGTCGGCGAGATTCGAGATGAATTTGATGATGATGAAGTAAATGATATCGTTAAAATAGACGATAAGACATATCAAGTCAATGGTAGAGTTCTATTGGACGATTTAACAGAAGACTTTGGCATTGAATTTGAAGATTCTGAAGATATCGATACAATAGGCGGATGGTTGCAATCGCGCAATACGAATTTACAAAAAGATGATTTTGTCGATACAACATATGACCGTTGGGTTATTTCAGAAATTGATAATCATCAAATCATTTGGGTGATGTTAAACTATGAATATAATCAAGCTCGACCAACTATTGGAGATACTGATGAAGATGAAAAGTCAGAATAG